The Mesorhizobium sp. M3A.F.Ca.ET.080.04.2.1 genome contains the following window.
CAAGCAGGGCCCACAGGCCGAAGATGGTGAAGACCGGAAAGATAAGCGGATTGCCCCAGACCGCTCCATAATAGCTCGGGGCAGCGACCCAAAGGATCGCGAACATGACGAACGGAAAGAGCGAGATGACCCACGCCGAAAAGCGACCCTCGGCGGAGAGGGCCCTGATCTTCATTCTCAATTTCTGCCGCTCGCGCAGCACGGACGAAAGATTGGCAAGAATTTCGGTGAGGTTGCCGCCGGTCTTGCTCTGGATGGAAAGAGAGACGGAAAGAAGGTTCAAGCCCTCGAAGCCAACGCGCTCAGCCAGTTTCCGAGCCGCCTGCTCGATGCTGAGCCCGAAGGTGATTTCGTCGGAAACGATGCCGAATTCGGTACCAAGCGGGTCAGGCATTTCGCGCGCGACGAGCCCAACCGCCACCGAAACCGGATGGCCTGCTCGCAATGAACGCACGATCATGTCAAGGGCGTTGGGCAATTGCTTGGCGAACTTCAAAATCCGCTTGTTGCGAGCCCGGCGGAGGAAGAGGACCGGCAGTACGAAGCCCACGATAATGAAGGCCAGCAAGGTCGGCATCGCCGAAAACCCCGCCAGCAGCTTGAGCAACAGCGCAACGACCAGTCCTGCCAAGATGAAGACGGCGGCAAAGGTCAGCGGATTGCCGGTGACGCCCGACTGCGTGTAAAGCCTGTTCAGCGCAACGGCGCCAAAAATATAGTCGCCAGAGTCGGTCAGTCCGCGTTCGCGCAGCAGGTTTTGCAAGGTCCGCTCAGCGGGCTCGTCCTCCTCGGCCAGGCGCGTCAGCCGCCGGTTGATCGTTCCGGCTCGTGAGCGACCCTTTGAATAGGAGACGTAAAGTGCTTCCGCCGCGAGGATGACGGATGCCGCTGCCAGCACATAGATGAAGTATATTATGGTCTGGCTGGTCAGCATCAGAGCGGAACCTGCGGGTTGAAGGCGTCCTTGCCGAAGTGAAATCCGAGGGTGGCCGCTTCCTGGGCGAAACGCGGACGGATGCCGGTGGCGCGAAACTCGCCGACAATCTGGCCGTCCGCTGCGACGTCGCGGCGGACGAAGTGGTAGAGTTCCTGCAATTGGACGACGTTGCCTTCCATGCCGGTCAGCTCCGATATGGAAATCACCCGCCGGCCGCCGTCCGACAGACGCTGGGTCTGCACGATGATGTCGATGGCCGAAGCGATCTGGGCGCGGATAGACTCATGCGTCATCGGCATGCCGGCCATGCCGACCATTTGCTCGAGTCGTGAGAGCGCGTCGCGCGGCGTGTTGGCATGGATGGTCGTCATCGAGCCTTCATGGCCGGTGTTCATCGCCTGCAGCATGTCGAAGGCTTCCTCGCCCCGTACCTCGCCGACGATGATGCGATCGGGCCGCATTCGCAGCGCGTTCTTGACCAGCTCACGCTGACGCACTTCGCCCTTGCCCTCGACATTGGGAGGGCGGGTTTCCAGCCGGCCGACATGCGGCTGCTGCAACTGCAGTTCCGCCGCATCCTCGATGGTGATCAAACGCTCCCTGGCCGGAATATAGCTCGACAGCGCGTTGAGCAAAGTCGTCTTGCCGCTGCCCGTGCCGCCCGAAACCAGGATTGACTTGCGCGTCTGCACGGCGATCCGCAACAAGTCGACCATGGGCGCGCGGATGGAGTTGAAGGCCATCAGCCGTTCCAGTGAGTAAGGATGCTTCGAGAATTTGCGGATCGAGACCAGCGGGCCGTCCACCGAAATCGGCCGCACGGCGATGTTGACGCGCGAGCCGTCGTCGAGGCGCGCATCGACCATCGGCGAAGATTCGTCGACTCGCCTGCCGATGTTGGAGACGATCTTATTGACGATGCGTAGCAGATGCGCCTCGTCGCGAAAACGGATCGAGGTCTCCTCGAGCACGCCGCGGCGTTCGATAAAGACATGGTTGTGCGTGTTGATCAGAATGTCGGCGATCGAATCGTCTTTCAGGAGCGGTTCGATCGGGCCAAGCCCCAGCATCTCGTCGGCGGTGTCGCTAGTCAGCTGATCCAGTTCGCGAGCATTCAAAGGAACGTTGCGGGCGCGTACAAACTCACGAACGATCGGCCGGATCTCATTGAGGATCTCGTCCTTGGACGCGTTCTCCAGCGCGGTCAGATTGAACCGGTCGATAAGATGCCGGTGCAGCTCAACCTTCAGCGTCAGGAAGTCGTCGCTCTGCGATTCGGCTTCCGCAACAGGGGCACTTGCCGCCCCGTTAAGCGCCGCGACCGGCACCGGCGCTTTCTGTTCGTTCGACCCTTTGATGAAGCGACCCAACATGCCGCTTGTCCCCTTGTGATTTTCCCCGGGTCGAAACTAAGCGTTAACCACAGGGGGCACAAGCGCAGGAAGGACACACCGCGTGTATTACTTGAGACATAGTTAAGAATGCGGTTTCGGGAAATCGTTTTTATTTCCGCCCACTGTCCGGTCGGGGACTAAAGTCCTAAGACCTTTGTCCCCATGTCGGCATCGATACCACTAAGTCGTTTAATATAAAGGGCTATGCTGGACCCCTAATATGGGTACATCCCCTGTCCGAAGGAGGCAGAATTGTGAATGAATGGTTAAGACGGCTTGAAAAGTGAGACGAATCAAGCCCTTGTCGAAAATGAAGTTTTAAATTTTCAGGTATTGAACGGTTAAGGGATTGTTAATCCGTTTGACACTGCTTTTTCAGCGGACCTAGGATTGCATTCGACGGGGGATGCTTGGGTATGGGGTTCATCCTTAGGCTCGTCTCGTCGGGTTCAAACCTCCAAAGGGAGAAATTGGCATGAACATGCTCATGACGATGGCCCGGCAGTTCCGCGACGATGAAAACGGCGCTGCTATGGTCGAATATTCAATCCTGGTCGGCATCATTGCCGGCGCCGCCATTCTTGCGATCGTCGCCATTGGTCTCTGGGTCAGCGGACGTTTCGGCAATCTCTGCGACATTCTTAACGGCAAGGGTGCTGTGACCGGCGGCGGCACCGGCACTTGCGTCAAGGGCACTGGCGCAGGCTCCTGATATTTATTTCTCAGGCCCGGGTCTCAGGCCCGGGCCTGATACAGGTACGCGATGGGGTGACGCGGCCGGTTGTAACGGGCTTTTTGGGGTTGGGCTATGCGCGCTAATACTGTCATCATGATCATCCTCGCCTGCGTGTTTGGCGTTCTGGCGGTTGTGCTTGCCAACATCTGGCTTGCCAACCAGCGAAACGCGATGGCCCAGAACGACAATGTCAAACGCGACACCGTGGTGGTGGCGGCGGTGGCGCTGAAGTTCGGCGACACGCTGTCTGAGGACAAGCTTCAGGAAATTGCGTGGCCCGCGGGCGCCGTTCCCGCCGGCGCTTTCAGGACGACCAAGGATCTGCTGGCCGGCCAAGGCAGCAAGCAAGCCCTGCAAACGATCGGCGTCAACGAACCTGTTCTCGCCGGCAAGATCACAGGCCCGGGCCAACGCGCAACGCTTTCCGCGGTGCTTGGGGAAGGCATGAAGGCTGTTTCGATCAGGGTCAACGACGTGCTGGGTGTCGCCGGATTTGTCTTTCCCGGCGATCGTGTCGACATCCTGCTGACCCGCACGTCCCTAGACGGAGGCGCGCAAAAAAGTTTTGTTGATGTGCTGCTGCAGAGCGTCAAGGTTCTCGCTGTCGACCAGGTAGCCGACGAAAGCAAGGACAGCCCAACAGTCGTCAAGGCGGTCACGGTTGAAGTCAACACCAAGGACGCGCAAAAGCTGACGCTCGCCGCGGGTGCCGGACAGTTATCGTTGGCGCTTCGCCAGGCCGCTGCCAGCAAGGGCGAGACGACCGAGCGCGTAACGGTCTCGGATCTCACCGGGGACACGCCGGAAGACGTCGCCAAGCGACAGGCCGAGCTCGACCGACAGAAGGCCGCCGAGGCGGCCGCCGCCGCAGACCGCAAGCGGATCGATGGGCTCGCTCAAGCCGTGGAACGCGTGGGCAGCCAGATCGATGAGTTAAGTAAGGTGAAGCCCGAGCCGGCTGTTGCGCCCGCACCACAGACGCAAGAAGTTGTAAAGGAAGTGGTCAAATATGTGCAGCCGGAACCGCCAGCCCGCGCTACAATCGGCGTGTTCCGCGGCGTGAAACTCGAAACATACGATGTGCCGCGACTGAAGTAACGAGGGACGGCTGCAAATCGCAGCATTCGGGGAGACGGGAATGCAGTGTTTGTGTGTGAGGGTAGCGGCGGCTGCGCTAATCCTCCTGGTGGTGTCGGTGTTCTCTGACGTTTCGGCCCATGCGGCTGACCGCTTCATCGACGTGTCGAACCCGTCCATCCACCGTGTGTTCGTTCCCGTCTCGCAATCGGTCACGATCCAGGTGAATGCGACGCTGGGCGACATTGTCGTCGGCGACGAAAAGATCGCCGACGCCCAGCCGATGACCGACAAGACGCTCTATGTCATCGGCAAGGGTATTGGCACTACAACTGTCAATCTGTTTTCCGAGGACAAGCGCTCACTGGGCGCCATCCAGGTCGAGGTCGGTCAGGACGTGAGCGATATGGCGTCGGCGATCCGCCAAGTGGCTCCAAAGGCTCGTATCGAGATCGGTTCAATCAACGGCAAGATCCGGCTTTCCGGTCACGTCAAGGACGCCGCAACGCTGGCATCCATCGTGGAGGTAACCCAACAGTATGGTCCTGATGCGATCATCAATGCCGTTACGATCGATGACAGCCAGCAGGTCAATCTGTCGGTGCGCATCCTGGAAGCCAAACGCAATGCCGGCCGCGACCTCGGTGTGTCTTGGAGGGGTGTAAACCGCAGCGGCAAGACCGCCTTCGCCACAGGCGACTATACTACTGACAAGGACGGAGCGGTTTTCGGACCTGGCGAGCTGATTAGCGGCCTTTTGTCCGGCTCCAGCCCCTTCGCGGCGCTCGTTACGCGCGTCATCGACAGCAACATCAAGGTTGATTTGCTCATCCAGGCACTGGAGTCGAAAGGTGTCGTGCGCTTGCTGGCCGAACCAAATCTCACGACAGTTTCCGGCGAGGTCGCCAGCTTCAATGCCGGTGGCGAGGTACCTATCCGCAGCATAGGTACCGATGGTGAGGTCCAGATCGTATACAAGCAGTTCGGCGTCAATCTGAACTTCACGCCCGTCGTGCTCGACGACGGCAAGATCCACATCAGGCTCGCGCCTGAAGTCAGCGACCTAACGGGATTTACACCCGCTGGCGACCCGATCTTCACCAACCGCAAGCTGGCAACCGTGGTAGACCTTCGCGACGGCCAGAGTTTTGCTGTGGGCGGGCTGCTCTCCAGCAAGAACACCAGGCTGCAGGAGCAGGTGCCGTGGCTCGGGCAGGTGCCGATCATCGGCGCCCTGTTCCACAATTCCAGCACGCAGAAGGAAGAGACCGAACTGGTCATCATCGTCACCCCGAACGTCGTGCGGCCGGTCAAGCCTGGCCAGCAATTGGCGACGCCATTCGACAAGACCAAGCCGGCAAACGACCCGGAGCTCTTCCTGCTTGGCCAGCTCGAAGTCAACAAGGATATGATCCGCAGATATGAGCTCGGCGAAGGTGTCACGGGCCCCTACGGCCATATGCTGGACGTCAAATCGAAGGACAAGATGCTCTATGTCAAGAAATAGGCTCCTGCTCGTCCTTCTCGGCTGCAGCCTGCTTGCCGGCTGCGCCGCCGACTATCTGAACAATTACGACACGATGACGCTGGCTGCAGGCGACTCGCAGAAAGCCAATCAGCTACTGCAGACGGTTGATCCCTACAATCCCGCTTCGAACAACACGAAGATCGAGGGCGATGGGACGCGTGCCGTCGGAGCCGTCCAACGGTATAAAGTTCCACCGGCCCCGCCGCCAACAACCAACATGACGGTCAACGTCGGTCCGGCAGGTGCGAGCACGCAGTGAAGTGAACGAAACGATGCGGCTGTGCCGGGCATAGGAGGGCTTGGCGCTAAGGGGTAGAGGGTAGGGCCATGTTGCGAACTGTTCGCGCGTTCTGGCACGATCAAAGCGGGATAGCGCTGATCCTGGTCAGCGTGATGTTGCCCGCGATCATCGGCTTGTCGCTCTTGGCAATCGACATGAGCCGGATGAACAATCTGGACAACGACCTGCAGAAGGGCACGGATGCCCTGGCACTCGCCGCAGCAGCCGAATTGAACGGCAGGTCCGATGCTTGGACGCGCGCCGAGAATGCCCTCACCAACCTGGTGTCTAACAACACGATGTTCGCCGACGGCGGACCTGTTTCGCTGACAACTGGCACCGGAGCCGCCACGGTGGATGCGACCTATTCCGCATGCCGGTCGAAGGGGCAGGTTTCGTGGTGCTTCCTTGCGAGTATTCCTGCAAATGATTCCGACCCGATCACGTCGGCCAACTACGCCGCGTCGGCGACTGCGACCCGTTTCATCCAGGTATGGGCGCAGCCGGAGGGCATCACGCCCATGTTCCCAGTCTCAGTCTCCTCTCCTGGAACGGCGACCGATAAGAGTTACAATCTTACTGACGTCTCGGTGGCAGGCTTCACGTCGGGAGTTTGCAACTACACTCCGGTCTTTATGTGCAATCCGTATGAGATGGTGAACGGCACCAATTCCGCCGGTGGGGCCACGCTCGAGCAAGCGGTGACGGACCCGGCTATCCACCGCCGGCTGATCGAGCTCCGCAAAGTGGGCAACGGCGCCGCCTATGGTCCGGGCAATTTCGGTTTCCTCGCGCCGCCGCTGGATCTCGGCCATGGCGCGCAGGCGCTGGCCCAGGCGATCGCCACCTCCAAACCCCGTGGCTGCTATTCGGCTGAGGGTGTTAGCACCAAGACAGGCCAGAACACCGGTCAGGTGCAGGACGCGTTCAATTTACGCTTCGGGATCAAAGCAAACGGCAGCGGGTTCGATGATCCCGAATATGGGCCGGCGGAAAATGTACGGATGGGAGCAACGTCCAAGGACTGGCAGGACCAGAACGGCAACATAACCAAGGATAAATGTGTAGCGTACAACAAATTGACATTCGGCGACCCCGGCACAATGGGCCTTCCTAAAGATCAGAGCACACCTTACATGGGCGGGCGCATGGGTGCCGGGGATTATCAGCTACTTGGACCCGGCAATTATTGGCAGACCAATTTTGGCAACGCGTCGTATCCCAGTTCCTGGAATACGACCACGCCGATGCGCTATGAGGTCTACAAATACGAACGCGCGGCTTTGGCCAATGGCACGCTACCGTCGTTACCACCGACTGTCGATCAGTCAATGGTTGGCGTGAAATCACCTGGCGGCGATATCGGGACTCCGCCAACCCAGTGCCTGCCGCCCATCAATACTGTTGATCGTAGGCTGATCTATGGCGCACTCCTTAACTGCCAAGCGCTTGAGGCAGAGGGTTACGATCTGAACGGCAACAGCACCAACCTTCCCGTCGAAGCTTTCGCCAGTTTCTTTCTCACACAGCCGGTCGCGGGAGCGAATGACGACGCCTCGGTCTTCGTTGAGTTGGTCGACATTACCGGCCGCAGCGGGGCAGGAACGCTCGACAACTTCCTGCGCGATGAAGCGCAGCTCTATCGGTGACGGCAATGTCGAACCTGCTGTCCCGCATCGTCAAACGTTTTCGCTCGGACCAGCACGGCACAGTCCTCGTAGAGATGACCTTGGTTGCGCCACTGATGCTGCTCCTGTCGGCAGGCGTGTTCGAATTCGGCAACCTGATCCACGATAAGCTCCTGATGGAGGCCGGCCTCACTGACGGAGCCCGGTTCGCCGCCCGCTGCAACAGCAAGCTTTACGCTGATGCTACCCCCCTAGCACGATCGACTGCGCCGATCGCGCCAAGAACATTGCTGTCTTCGGCAATTGGGATGGGACAGCGCCCTCACGCATCCCTGGCTGGCAAAAAACGGACGTCACGATCAGCATTGCCGACCCGACCACCTGCAAAGATGCGATCGACCCCGGCACCGGCACTGTGATGTATCTGTCGACCACATCGCAGGTCTGCATCGTGACGGCTTCCGGCACTTACGCCTACAGCAATCTAGACAGCGTTGGCCTGCTGTCATTGTTCAACATCACCACCGTCACCCTAGGGGCCAGCCATCAGGAGCGGCTATTCCGATTTTGATGATGCTGAAACGGTTCCTGCGATCAGAAGACGGAGCGACGATGGTCGAAATGGCCATCGCGATGACACTGCTGCTCACTCTTACCTTGGGTTTTATCGATTTCGGCTACGCATTCTATCAGTGGAACGCCGCAACCAAGGCGGTGCAGATCGGCGCGAGGCTCGCCTCGATCTCCGATCCGGCGGTAAACACAGCCACGTTTGCGGCGGCCGACCCGGCTACGGATCCAGGGGCGCCGATCAAGGCAGGACAGTACTCGTTCGAGTGCAAATATTCCGGCGGTACCGGCGCATGCAACGGCAATTCCTCGATATTCAACGCGACCGCTTTCAGCCGGATTTTCCGCGGCGACACGGCAGTAACCAATGACGATGCCTGCCCTGGCCTCGCCGCCAATCAACGGCCCGGGATGTGTCAATTCTTCCCCGGCCTGCAGCGCGCTAACGTCGTGGTGACCTACGCGGCGACCGGTCTCGGCTATCAGACGCGGCTGGGCGGCCCGGTGCCGACCATCACCGTCAGCCTCCAGAACATCAACTTCCAGTTCTTCTTCCTGGGCGGTCTGCTCGGGTTCTCAAATATCAATGTGCCCTCCATGTTGAGTACTGTAACCGGCGAGGATTTGAAGAGTACGTCGCCATGAACGCCATAGACACCAGAGTGACACCCACGAAACGCAAGCAAGTCGCGCTGTTTTCCTCCGATCCGAATTTCAAGCGCGACGTGACGACCAGGCTCGACGCGCTGGCGATCTATGACGTCAGGGTTTCGGAAGCGGTCGAGTTCCTGAAGGGGCCGCCGGTCGATGCGCGGCCGGGCATCATCATCCTCGATCTCGGCAGCGGCGAGTTGCTCGGCAATGCGGGCATCGTCGAGGCGCGCGCGGCGTGGTCGTCCGTGCCGCTGATCGCGATTTCGGACGAGCTGACCTCCGAGCAGACGCGCGTGCTGGTGCGCATGAACGCGTCCGACTGGCTGCACAAGCCACTCGACGCCAAGGAGCTGCTCAACGCCGTCACCTTCCACGACACCGGCAACAGGGGCACCAAGAGCCGCATCATCACCTTCATCAGCGCCAGCGGCGGCGCCGGCGCCACCACGCTGGCGATCTCGGCGGCCGAGCACCTCGCCTCCAAATCGCCCGATCGGGCCGCCTCGACCTGCCTCGTCGACCTCGATTTCCAGAGCGCCAATTGCGGCGCCTATCTCAACCAGTTCAACCAGTTCGACCTTACCGGCATCATCGGCCAGCCGGACCGGCTCGACGTCGAGCTGATGGATGTCATCAAGCTGTCGCGGCCGTCGGGCCTGACGCTCTATTCCTTCGAGCGGCCGCAACTGCCGTTCGAGCAGCAGGGGGCCGATTTCGTGCTGCGGCTGCTCGACCTCGTCGCCTATCGCTTCGACGACATCGTCATCGACCTGCCCAATATCGAGACGCCGTGGCACGATGCGGTGCTGCGCACGAGCGACGAGATCTTCATCGTATTCGAACTCAACGTCGCCTCGCTCAGGCAAGGCAAGCGGCTTTACAAGAAGATCCGCGAGCTGCGCGGCAACGGCGTCTCGATCACGCTGGTCGCCAACAAGCACAAGCGCAAATGGTTCGGCAACCACTTCTCGCGCAGCGAACTGGAGAAGATCTTCAAGGCGCCGCACATCAAGTCGCTGGCGCTCGACAATGCCTTGCTGACCGACGCGCTGAACCGCGCCATCCTGCCCACCGAGGTGGACGGGCGTGCGCGCTTCAACAAGGACCTGAAGGCGATGTTCAAAGAGCGGCTGGATAATGCTCAGCGCTGAAGCAATTCCAGGAAAAGTGCGCAGCGGTTTTCCGTCCGGAATTGCGTCGCGACAGAGGCTTGCGGTCGCCAGGCAGCTGGCCGCCGTTTGCGTCGTCGGCATTGCGCTGGTGTCGGGCGGCGAGCCCGCCGCCGCCGGATCGGCACCGCCGCTTCCGGCAATGGGTCCCAGCCTGCGCAAGGCGGTCGCCTTCCAGAGCGCCGAGCAGCCGGGAACGATCGTCATCCGCAAACAAGAAAAGGCGCTCTATCTGGTGACGAGCCAGGGCCACGCGCTGCGCTACCAGATCAGCGTCGGCCGCGACGGGTTCGGCTGGACCGGGACCGTCAAGGTCTCGGCCAAGACCGAATGGCCGGAATGGCGACCGCCGAAGGAGATGCGCGCCCGCCAGCCGGAGCTGCCGGCGATGGTGCCGTCGGGCCCCTATAATCCGCTCGGCGCCAGGGCGCTTTATCTTGCGCGCGAGGGTCGCGACACGCTTTATCGCATCCATGGAACCAACGATCCCAAAGGTGTCGGCTTCGACGGCACGTCGGGCTGTTTTCGCTTGACGAACACCGATGTGATCGATCTCTTCAAGCGCGTCGCGGTGGGCGCAAAGGTGGTGGTTGAATGACGATGATCAGCGAGCCGGACGTTCCGGCAATCGAGCTTGGCCAGCCAGAGCCGACCTTAAGCAAACCGAGCCGGGCAAGAACCATCGGCGCCATCGCGGTGGGTGCAGCGCTGGTCACGACGATCAACGTGACCGCCGCGGTCTACCTCTATCGTGGCGTCAACGACCTGCGGCAGATCGAGGCGCGGCTGGGGCAACTCGGCCAGTTCGAGCAGCGGATCGGCGCCCGCATCGATACCGTCAACAACGGCTTCCAGAGCCGGTTCGAGACGCTGGACCGGCAGTTGCAGGCAAGCTTCGGCCAGATCAACGGCAATCTCGTCCGGCTGGAGCAGTCCCAGCCGGCTGCCGTCGGCGCCGAGATGCCGCGCGCGCCGCAGCCCGCCTTTGCCGGCACGACAATGGCGGAAGCGTCGACAGGCCAGGACGGCGACGCGCCGCCTAGGATGACCGCGCCTCCCGGCCCCAATCCGGCCTATCAGCGCATCCAGCAGGCCGACGGCAAGGTCTATTACAAGAAGATCAACTGATCTGCGGCGGGCCGTGTTCGCCTTGATTAAAGGTCGCGCTGCAGGGCGAGAATGCGGACCGCCCGAGCTTCCTCGCGCTGCCGCGCTTCGCCAAGGAAGGCGATGTGGCAGTAAGCGCATGCCGCCAGGCCAAGACACAGAACCAGGCTGTTCTTGAAGCTGAAGTCGATCATCAGCGAATACTGGAAGCCATGCGGAGCCGTGAACGAAGCGATCGTGCTCGCCGTTTCGGAATGGCTGCCGCCCGCGATCATCAGCCCGGCGAAGAGCAAAGCCGCATGGTTGGCGAGGAAGAAGCCGGCAGGCCGCTTTGCGTAGCACGCCATCCAGCAGGCGGCCGAAGCGACGAGGATGATCGCGGCGTCGAGCATCATCGAGCCGCCGAGGTAGAAATCCAACTGCTGCCAGAACATCGTCGAGAAGGGGCGCAACTCGCCCCAGGCCTGCCACATCACGGGGCTGGCCGGATAGGATCCGAGCAGGAAGGTCGCCGTTCGCTCCGCCGCCAGGACAAGCAGCATGAGGGCCGGGAAAGCAAAGAGCAGTAGCGGCTTGCGCGTCATGTCACCCCCTCGACATCCGATGCCGGAGTGTATGTCGCATAAGTTGCGCGACACTTAACGCAACGCCTTGCTTTTCAGGCAATGTCGCCGCCGCTTAATGTATGATGCGATGGTGGGAATTGAGGCGCGGTGGTCCTTGTGGGCGAGGTAAGGTCGACCGGCAGGCTTGGCTTGACGCTCGGCAGTCTCGGGCTGGCCGCGGGAACGCTGTTGATCATCCTGAGCAGGCAATGGCTGCCTGCCGCCCCCTCGCCGCCACCGGCCCAGGACGTAGACGATGCGCAACCGGCCCCTCGCATGCCCGTTCGTGATAGCCGACCGACGCAGCCGGCGCGCAGGATCGCCGAGCACCTCATTGCGCCGCCACCGCTCGACGCCGCCGGCATCGAGCGCCTCGAGCCCCGTCCCCCGCTTGGCGAGCTTGGCCTCGCATCGCCGCCGAAGACGCCGATGCCGCAGGATTGGCGCGAGACGCTGCTCCATCGGCCGACCGCCACGTCATCGGCGACCTTCGAAGCCATGGGGCGCACGGTCGCCATCACCGGCACCATCGACATCGATCCCGGCCGGATCTGTCAATTCGGCGATGCCAGCTGGCCGTGCGGCCAGCGCGCCCGTGCCGCCTTCAACGCCTGGCTGCGCGGCCGGGCGCTGAAATGCGTCCTGCCGCCGGACGTCGAACGCTTTGCCATAGCCGCGTCCTGCAAGCTCGGCAACCAGGATGTCGGTGCCTGGCTT
Protein-coding sequences here:
- a CDS encoding pilus assembly protein TadG-related protein; the protein is MLRTVRAFWHDQSGIALILVSVMLPAIIGLSLLAIDMSRMNNLDNDLQKGTDALALAAAAELNGRSDAWTRAENALTNLVSNNTMFADGGPVSLTTGTGAATVDATYSACRSKGQVSWCFLASIPANDSDPITSANYAASATATRFIQVWAQPEGITPMFPVSVSSPGTATDKSYNLTDVSVAGFTSGVCNYTPVFMCNPYEMVNGTNSAGGATLEQAVTDPAIHRRLIELRKVGNGAAYGPGNFGFLAPPLDLGHGAQALAQAIATSKPRGCYSAEGVSTKTGQNTGQVQDAFNLRFGIKANGSGFDDPEYGPAENVRMGATSKDWQDQNGNITKDKCVAYNKLTFGDPGTMGLPKDQSTPYMGGRMGAGDYQLLGPGNYWQTNFGNASYPSSWNTTTPMRYEVYKYERAALANGTLPSLPPTVDQSMVGVKSPGGDIGTPPTQCLPPINTVDRRLIYGALLNCQALEAEGYDLNGNSTNLPVEAFASFFLTQPVAGANDDASVFVELVDITGRSGAGTLDNFLRDEAQLYR
- a CDS encoding CpaF family protein, whose product is MLGRFIKGSNEQKAPVPVAALNGAASAPVAEAESQSDDFLTLKVELHRHLIDRFNLTALENASKDEILNEIRPIVREFVRARNVPLNARELDQLTSDTADEMLGLGPIEPLLKDDSIADILINTHNHVFIERRGVLEETSIRFRDEAHLLRIVNKIVSNIGRRVDESSPMVDARLDDGSRVNIAVRPISVDGPLVSIRKFSKHPYSLERLMAFNSIRAPMVDLLRIAVQTRKSILVSGGTGSGKTTLLNALSSYIPARERLITIEDAAELQLQQPHVGRLETRPPNVEGKGEVRQRELVKNALRMRPDRIIVGEVRGEEAFDMLQAMNTGHEGSMTTIHANTPRDALSRLEQMVGMAGMPMTHESIRAQIASAIDIIVQTQRLSDGGRRVISISELTGMEGNVVQLQELYHFVRRDVAADGQIVGEFRATGIRPRFAQEAATLGFHFGKDAFNPQVPL
- a CDS encoding TadE/TadG family type IV pilus assembly protein, with amino-acid sequence MSNLLSRIVKRFRSDQHGTVLVEMTLVAPLMLLLSAGVFEFGNLIHDKLLMEAGLTDGARFAARCNSKLYADATPLARSTAPIAPRTLLSSAIGMGQRPHASLAGKKRTSRSALPTRPPAKMRSTPAPAL
- a CDS encoding AAA family ATPase, which produces MNAIDTRVTPTKRKQVALFSSDPNFKRDVTTRLDALAIYDVRVSEAVEFLKGPPVDARPGIIILDLGSGELLGNAGIVEARAAWSSVPLIAISDELTSEQTRVLVRMNASDWLHKPLDAKELLNAVTFHDTGNRGTKSRIITFISASGGAGATTLAISAAEHLASKSPDRAASTCLVDLDFQSANCGAYLNQFNQFDLTGIIGQPDRLDVELMDVIKLSRPSGLTLYSFERPQLPFEQQGADFVLRLLDLVAYRFDDIVIDLPNIETPWHDAVLRTSDEIFIVFELNVASLRQGKRLYKKIRELRGNGVSITLVANKHKRKWFGNHFSRSELEKIFKAPHIKSLALDNALLTDALNRAILPTEVDGRARFNKDLKAMFKERLDNAQR
- a CDS encoding type II and III secretion system protein family protein — protein: MQCLCVRVAAAALILLVVSVFSDVSAHAADRFIDVSNPSIHRVFVPVSQSVTIQVNATLGDIVVGDEKIADAQPMTDKTLYVIGKGIGTTTVNLFSEDKRSLGAIQVEVGQDVSDMASAIRQVAPKARIEIGSINGKIRLSGHVKDAATLASIVEVTQQYGPDAIINAVTIDDSQQVNLSVRILEAKRNAGRDLGVSWRGVNRSGKTAFATGDYTTDKDGAVFGPGELISGLLSGSSPFAALVTRVIDSNIKVDLLIQALESKGVVRLLAEPNLTTVSGEVASFNAGGEVPIRSIGTDGEVQIVYKQFGVNLNFTPVVLDDGKIHIRLAPEVSDLTGFTPAGDPIFTNRKLATVVDLRDGQSFAVGGLLSSKNTRLQEQVPWLGQVPIIGALFHNSSTQKEETELVIIVTPNVVRPVKPGQQLATPFDKTKPANDPELFLLGQLEVNKDMIRRYELGEGVTGPYGHMLDVKSKDKMLYVKK
- a CDS encoding Flp family type IVb pilin, which gives rise to MNMLMTMARQFRDDENGAAMVEYSILVGIIAGAAILAIVAIGLWVSGRFGNLCDILNGKGAVTGGGTGTCVKGTGAGS
- a CDS encoding type II secretion system F family protein, producing the protein MLTSQTIIYFIYVLAAASVILAAEALYVSYSKGRSRAGTINRRLTRLAEEDEPAERTLQNLLRERGLTDSGDYIFGAVALNRLYTQSGVTGNPLTFAAVFILAGLVVALLLKLLAGFSAMPTLLAFIIVGFVLPVLFLRRARNKRILKFAKQLPNALDMIVRSLRAGHPVSVAVGLVAREMPDPLGTEFGIVSDEITFGLSIEQAARKLAERVGFEGLNLLSVSLSIQSKTGGNLTEILANLSSVLRERQKLRMKIRALSAEGRFSAWVISLFPFVMFAILWVAAPSYYGAVWGNPLIFPVFTIFGLWALLGDFIMYRMINFDF
- a CDS encoding TadE/TadG family type IV pilus assembly protein, with the protein product MVEMAIAMTLLLTLTLGFIDFGYAFYQWNAATKAVQIGARLASISDPAVNTATFAAADPATDPGAPIKAGQYSFECKYSGGTGACNGNSSIFNATAFSRIFRGDTAVTNDDACPGLAANQRPGMCQFFPGLQRANVVVTYAATGLGYQTRLGGPVPTITVSLQNINFQFFFLGGLLGFSNINVPSMLSTVTGEDLKSTSP
- the cpaB gene encoding Flp pilus assembly protein CpaB, which produces MRANTVIMIILACVFGVLAVVLANIWLANQRNAMAQNDNVKRDTVVVAAVALKFGDTLSEDKLQEIAWPAGAVPAGAFRTTKDLLAGQGSKQALQTIGVNEPVLAGKITGPGQRATLSAVLGEGMKAVSIRVNDVLGVAGFVFPGDRVDILLTRTSLDGGAQKSFVDVLLQSVKVLAVDQVADESKDSPTVVKAVTVEVNTKDAQKLTLAAGAGQLSLALRQAAASKGETTERVTVSDLTGDTPEDVAKRQAELDRQKAAEAAAAADRKRIDGLAQAVERVGSQIDELSKVKPEPAVAPAPQTQEVVKEVVKYVQPEPPARATIGVFRGVKLETYDVPRLK